A single genomic interval of Romboutsia ilealis harbors:
- the licT gene encoding BglG family transcription antiterminator LicT produces MVTIKKVYNNNVILAFENSSKKEVILTGCGIGFKKKPNDNVDESKIEKTFVIQDDNFESKVNKLASEIPEEVFGVSSAIIEYAEKNLNTTLDEYIYISLTDHISFALKRYKENLPIKNELLSEIRRIHKKEYEIGKWAIEYINKTFDVDFLIDEAGFIAMHIINANYRESTNESCLMMDIINKILDIIKNYYSIEFIEDEINFDRLLTHLKFFAKRLIDKKESIDTNNNGLLEVVKVQYKESYNCAKQIKLFIEENYKYKVNDDEILYLILHINRVISVINFNKEEVIN; encoded by the coding sequence ATGGTGACCATAAAGAAGGTATATAATAATAATGTTATTTTAGCATTTGAGAATAGTAGTAAAAAGGAAGTCATATTGACTGGATGTGGGATTGGATTTAAAAAGAAACCGAATGATAATGTTGATGAAAGTAAAATTGAAAAGACGTTTGTAATACAAGATGATAATTTTGAAAGTAAAGTAAATAAATTAGCAAGTGAAATACCAGAAGAAGTTTTTGGTGTAAGTAGTGCAATAATAGAATATGCAGAAAAAAATTTAAATACTACGTTAGATGAATATATTTATATATCTTTAACAGATCATATATCTTTTGCACTTAAGAGATATAAAGAGAATTTACCTATAAAAAATGAATTATTATCTGAAATTAGAAGAATTCATAAAAAAGAATATGAAATAGGGAAATGGGCAATAGAATATATAAATAAAACTTTTGATGTAGATTTTTTAATAGATGAAGCAGGATTTATAGCAATGCATATTATAAATGCAAACTATCGAGAATCTACTAATGAATCATGTTTAATGATGGATATTATAAATAAGATACTTGATATAATCAAAAACTATTACTCTATAGAATTTATAGAGGATGAAATTAATTTTGATAGATTATTAACACATCTAAAATTTTTTGCAAAACGATTAATAGATAAAAAGGAATCTATAGATACTAATAATAATGGTTTATTAGAAGTAGTAAAAGTACAATATAAAGAAAGTTATAATTGTGCTAAGCAAATAAAATTATTTATAGAAGAAAATTATAAATATAAAGTAAATGATGATGAGATATTATATTTAATATTACATATAAATAGAGTGATATCTGTTATAAATTTTAATAAGGAAGAAGTTATAAATTAA
- a CDS encoding fructose-1,6-bisphosphatase, with protein sequence MKNIEKELKYLKVLSKQYPSISKASTEIINLEAILNLPKGTEHFISDIHGEYEPFVHVLKNGSGVIKRKIEELFSSTIRESEKKTLATLVYYPEQKLELIEREEDNIDDFYRIYIYRLVELCRYASSKYTRSKVRKLLPEDFKYIIEELLNEHVEQVHKQNYYKSIVDTIINIDRAKEFIIAISKVIQKLVVDRLHIVGDIYDRGPRPDVVLDTLMDYHSVDIQWGNHDILWMGAASGEKTCIANALRISARYSNLDIIEDIYGINLLPLATFALDKYKSDPCTCFMPKGSGGEISTKEKTLIAKMHKAISIIQFKLEGEVIKRRPEFEMDHRLLLDNINYNEGTINLKGKVYKLKDNNFPTIDPNNPYKLTKEEEIVIDKLVSSFKNSEKLQKHVSFLFSKGSIYLVCNGNLLIHGGIPLNEDKSFMSMKLQGIEYSGKELMDQMETLAREGYFFKEKSKQKQYGMDIMWYLWTGKCSSLFGKDDMTTFERHFIAEKETHKENKNPYFTLREDENVCNKIFDEFGLDINESHIINGHVPVESKNGESPIKANGRIIAIDGGFSRAYQSKTGIAGYTLIYNSQSLHLISHEPFTSTEEAIVNESDILSTTMLVEHKLSRKTVKDTDAGKKLLDEVDDLKLLLMAYKKGIIKEV encoded by the coding sequence ATGAAGAATATTGAAAAAGAACTTAAATATTTAAAAGTATTATCAAAGCAATATCCAAGTATATCAAAAGCAAGTACAGAAATTATAAATTTGGAGGCAATTCTTAATCTTCCAAAGGGAACAGAGCATTTTATAAGTGATATACATGGAGAATATGAACCATTTGTTCATGTACTAAAAAATGGGTCTGGAGTAATAAAAAGAAAGATAGAAGAGCTATTCTCAAGTACTATAAGGGAGAGTGAAAAAAAGACATTAGCAACTTTAGTATATTATCCAGAACAAAAGTTGGAGTTAATAGAAAGAGAAGAAGATAATATAGATGATTTTTATAGAATATATATATATAGATTAGTGGAGTTATGTAGATATGCATCGAGTAAATACACTAGGTCTAAGGTGAGAAAACTTCTTCCAGAAGATTTTAAATATATAATAGAAGAGCTTTTAAATGAACATGTAGAACAAGTACATAAACAAAACTATTATAAAAGTATAGTAGATACAATTATAAACATAGATAGAGCAAAAGAGTTTATAATAGCTATATCTAAGGTTATACAAAAGTTAGTAGTAGATAGACTTCATATAGTAGGGGATATATATGATAGAGGTCCTAGACCAGATGTAGTTTTAGATACATTAATGGATTATCACTCAGTAGATATACAATGGGGAAATCATGATATATTATGGATGGGTGCTGCAAGTGGAGAAAAAACTTGTATAGCAAATGCGCTTAGAATATCAGCTAGATACTCTAATTTAGACATTATAGAAGATATATATGGGATAAACTTGCTACCATTAGCAACATTTGCACTAGATAAATATAAAAGTGATCCTTGTACATGTTTTATGCCAAAAGGAAGTGGAGGAGAAATATCAACTAAGGAAAAAACACTAATAGCAAAAATGCATAAGGCAATAAGTATTATACAATTTAAACTTGAAGGTGAAGTAATTAAAAGAAGGCCAGAATTTGAAATGGACCATAGGTTACTTTTAGATAATATAAATTATAATGAAGGAACTATAAATTTAAAAGGAAAGGTATATAAATTAAAAGATAATAATTTTCCGACTATTGATCCAAACAATCCATATAAGTTAACAAAAGAAGAAGAAATTGTAATTGATAAACTAGTATCTTCATTTAAAAATAGTGAAAAGCTACAAAAACATGTGTCATTTTTATTCTCAAAGGGAAGTATATATTTAGTTTGTAATGGAAATTTATTAATACATGGAGGAATTCCTTTAAATGAAGATAAAAGCTTTATGAGTATGAAGCTACAAGGTATAGAATATAGTGGTAAAGAACTAATGGACCAAATGGAGACTTTAGCAAGAGAAGGATATTTCTTTAAAGAAAAGAGCAAACAAAAACAATATGGTATGGATATTATGTGGTATTTATGGACAGGTAAATGTTCTTCATTATTTGGAAAAGATGATATGACAACTTTTGAAAGACATTTTATAGCAGAAAAAGAAACTCATAAAGAAAATAAAAATCCTTATTTTACTCTAAGAGAAGATGAAAATGTGTGTAATAAAATATTTGATGAATTTGGACTAGATATAAATGAATCACATATAATAAATGGACATGTTCCTGTTGAAAGTAAAAATGGAGAAAGTCCAATAAAGGCTAATGGAAGAATAATAGCCATAGATGGGGGATTTTCAAGAGCATATCAATCTAAAACTGGAATAGCTGGGTATACATTAATATACAATTCGCAAAGCTTACACCTTATATCTCATGAGCCGTTTACATCTACTGAAGAAGCAATAGTAAATGAAAGTGATATATTGTCAACTACAATGTTAGTTGAACATAAGTTAAGTAGAAAAACTGTAAAAGATACTGATGCAGGTAAGAAGTTATTAGATGAAGTAGATGATTTAAAATTACTTTTAATGGCATATAAAAAAGGTATTATAAAAGAAGTATAA
- the nifJ gene encoding pyruvate:ferredoxin (flavodoxin) oxidoreductase, translating into MAKFMKTVDGNTAAAHVAYAFTDVAAIFPITPSSNMAEAVDDWSAQGRKNIFGQKVNVVEMQSEAGAAGAFHGSLQAGALTTTFTASQGLLLMIPNMYKVAGGLLPGVFHVSARALATSALSIFGDHQDVMAARQTGCVLLASGSVQEVADIAPVAHLAAIEGRLPFIHFFDGFRTSHEIQKVELLEYSDYASLLNMEAVKAFRDSALSPNHPVTRGTAQNDDIYFQTREASNKYYNNIVGVVEKYMAKMSELTGRKHGLFNYYGDENAKNIIIAMGSVTETIEETIDYLNAQGGSYGLVKVHLYRPFSNKHLLEAIPASAERICVLDRTKEPGSTGEPLYLDVRNAFFDVENAPMIIGGRYGLGSKDVTPTDIKTVFDNLTSEKPKNNFTLGIIDDVTNTSLEKSESIKIAQPGTVRCKFWGLGSDGTVGANKQAIKIIGDNTDKYAQAYFAYDSKKSGGITMSHLRFGDAPIRSTYLIDEADYIACHNQSYVNQYDLLKGLKESGVFVLNTIWSQDELEQHLPAKMKKFIADNNINFYTVNATKIAQEIGLGNRINMIMQSAFFKLAAIIPEAEAVEYLKDSIKKAYGKKGEKVVNMNFEAVEAGLNALVKIDVPAIWSNAEELEMAVDSDEPEFIKNILRPMNAQEGNNLPVSAFEGLEDGTFPAGTAAYEKRGVGVNVPEWITDNCIQCNQCAYVCPHACIRPVLVNEEEVANAPESFNTKKAIGKGFEGLQYRMQVSPMDCTGCGNCADICPAKQKALVMKPLDTQEVEVENWAFAVDTTKVAPKGDIVAPTTVKGSQFRQPLIEFSGACAGCGETPYIKLVTQLFGDRMMIANATGCSSIWGGSAPSTPYTVNHEGKGPSWANSLFEDNAEFGYGMMLGVKQMRNKIAETMQTLLTMDICESAKEAFTAWLDAKEDGEASKAASEKVLEVLAGTCSCEDEEIKSLLAEIESRKDYLVKRSQWILGGDGWAYDIGYGGLDHVLASGENVNVLVFDTEIYSNTGGQASKSTPVAAMAKFAAAGKRSKKKDLGMMAMSYGNVYVAQVGMGADKNQLMKAIIEAEKHDGPSLIIAYSPCISHGIKEGMGRAQANIEKAVKAGYWHLYRYNPQLKAEGKNPFTLDSKEPTESFREFLMGQVRYAAIAKQFPDVAEELFSMAEENAKERYNNYKRLAENF; encoded by the coding sequence ATGGCTAAATTCATGAAAACTGTTGATGGAAATACAGCTGCTGCACACGTTGCGTATGCATTTACTGATGTAGCTGCTATATTCCCAATAACTCCATCTTCAAACATGGCAGAAGCAGTTGACGACTGGTCAGCTCAAGGAAGAAAAAATATATTTGGACAAAAAGTTAATGTTGTAGAAATGCAATCAGAAGCAGGAGCTGCTGGGGCATTCCACGGTTCATTACAAGCAGGTGCATTAACAACAACATTTACAGCATCTCAAGGTTTATTATTAATGATACCTAACATGTATAAAGTTGCAGGAGGATTACTTCCAGGAGTATTCCACGTAAGTGCTCGTGCTCTTGCTACTTCAGCATTATCTATATTTGGTGACCATCAAGACGTTATGGCAGCAAGACAAACTGGATGTGTATTATTAGCTTCAGGATCAGTTCAAGAAGTTGCTGATATAGCACCTGTTGCACACTTAGCGGCAATAGAAGGTAGATTACCTTTTATACATTTCTTTGATGGATTTAGAACATCACACGAAATACAAAAAGTTGAATTATTAGAATACAGTGACTATGCATCATTATTAAATATGGAAGCTGTTAAAGCATTTAGAGATAGTGCTTTATCTCCAAATCACCCAGTAACTCGTGGTACAGCTCAAAATGATGATATATATTTCCAAACAAGAGAAGCATCAAATAAATACTACAATAATATAGTAGGTGTAGTAGAGAAATACATGGCTAAAATGTCTGAATTAACAGGAAGAAAGCATGGATTATTCAACTACTACGGAGATGAAAATGCAAAGAATATAATAATAGCTATGGGTTCTGTTACAGAAACTATAGAAGAAACTATAGATTACTTAAATGCTCAAGGTGGAAGCTATGGTTTAGTTAAAGTTCATTTATACAGACCATTCTCTAATAAGCACTTATTAGAAGCTATACCAGCTTCAGCTGAAAGAATATGCGTACTTGATAGAACTAAGGAACCAGGTTCAACAGGTGAACCATTATACTTAGATGTTCGTAATGCATTCTTCGATGTAGAAAATGCACCAATGATAATAGGTGGAAGATACGGATTAGGTTCAAAAGATGTTACTCCTACAGATATAAAAACTGTATTTGATAACTTAACATCAGAAAAACCTAAGAATAACTTCACATTAGGTATAATAGATGATGTTACAAATACTTCATTAGAAAAATCTGAATCAATAAAAATAGCTCAACCAGGAACTGTAAGATGTAAATTCTGGGGATTAGGATCTGATGGTACAGTTGGAGCTAATAAGCAAGCTATAAAAATAATAGGAGATAACACAGATAAGTATGCTCAAGCTTACTTTGCATATGATTCTAAAAAATCTGGTGGTATAACAATGTCTCACTTAAGATTTGGAGATGCTCCTATAAGATCAACTTACTTAATAGATGAGGCTGATTACATAGCTTGTCATAACCAATCATATGTTAATCAATATGATTTATTAAAGGGACTTAAGGAAAGTGGAGTATTCGTACTTAACACTATATGGTCTCAAGATGAATTAGAACAACACTTACCAGCTAAAATGAAGAAATTTATAGCTGATAACAATATAAACTTCTACACTGTAAATGCTACTAAGATAGCTCAAGAAATAGGTCTTGGAAACAGAATAAACATGATAATGCAATCTGCATTCTTCAAGTTAGCTGCAATAATACCTGAAGCTGAAGCTGTAGAATACTTAAAAGATTCTATAAAGAAAGCTTACGGTAAAAAAGGTGAAAAAGTTGTTAACATGAACTTTGAAGCTGTTGAAGCAGGATTAAATGCTTTAGTTAAGATAGATGTTCCTGCTATCTGGTCTAATGCTGAAGAATTAGAAATGGCAGTAGATTCAGACGAACCAGAATTCATAAAGAACATATTAAGACCTATGAATGCTCAAGAAGGTAACAACTTACCAGTAAGTGCATTTGAAGGTTTAGAAGATGGTACATTCCCAGCTGGTACTGCAGCATACGAAAAACGTGGAGTAGGTGTTAATGTTCCAGAATGGATAACTGATAACTGTATCCAATGTAACCAATGTGCATATGTCTGTCCTCATGCATGTATAAGACCAGTATTAGTAAATGAAGAAGAAGTAGCTAATGCTCCAGAAAGCTTCAATACTAAGAAGGCTATAGGTAAAGGATTTGAAGGATTACAATACAGAATGCAAGTAAGTCCAATGGACTGTACAGGATGTGGAAACTGTGCTGATATATGTCCAGCTAAACAAAAAGCTTTAGTTATGAAGCCTCTTGATACTCAAGAAGTAGAAGTAGAAAACTGGGCATTTGCAGTTGATACTACTAAAGTTGCTCCTAAAGGAGATATAGTTGCACCAACTACAGTTAAGGGAAGTCAATTTAGACAACCACTTATAGAATTCTCAGGAGCTTGTGCAGGATGTGGAGAAACTCCATACATCAAATTAGTTACTCAATTATTTGGAGATAGAATGATGATAGCAAATGCTACAGGATGTTCTTCTATATGGGGAGGATCTGCTCCATCAACTCCATACACAGTTAACCATGAAGGTAAAGGTCCATCTTGGGCAAATTCATTATTCGAAGACAATGCTGAGTTTGGATACGGAATGATGCTTGGTGTTAAGCAAATGAGAAATAAAATAGCAGAAACTATGCAAACTTTATTAACTATGGATATATGTGAAAGTGCTAAAGAAGCATTTACTGCATGGTTAGACGCTAAAGAAGATGGAGAAGCTTCTAAAGCTGCTAGTGAAAAGGTACTAGAAGTGTTAGCTGGAACATGTTCTTGTGAAGATGAAGAAATAAAATCATTATTAGCAGAAATAGAATCAAGAAAAGATTACTTAGTTAAGAGATCTCAATGGATACTTGGAGGAGATGGATGGGCTTATGACATCGGTTACGGTGGATTAGATCACGTTCTTGCTTCAGGTGAAAATGTAAACGTGCTTGTATTTGATACAGAAATATACTCAAATACAGGAGGTCAAGCTTCTAAGTCAACTCCAGTTGCTGCAATGGCTAAGTTCGCTGCTGCTGGTAAGAGATCTAAGAAGAAAGACTTAGGTATGATGGCTATGAGTTACGGAAATGTATACGTTGCTCAAGTTGGTATGGGTGCTGATAAGAACCAATTAATGAAGGCTATAATAGAAGCTGAAAAGCATGATGGACCATCATTAATAATAGCATACTCTCCATGTATATCTCACGGAATCAAAGAAGGTATGGGAAGAGCTCAAGCTAATATAGAAAAAGCTGTTAAAGCAGGATACTGGCATTTATACAGATATAACCCACAATTAAAAGCTGAAGGAAAGAATCCTTTCACTTTAGATTCTAAGGAACCAACTGAAAGTTTCAGAGAGTTCTTAATGGGTCAAGTAAGATATGCTGCTATAGCTAAGCAATTCCCAGATGTAGCTGAAGAATTATTCAGTATGGCTGAAGAAAATGCTAAAGAAAGATACAATAACTATAAAAGATTAGCTGAAAATTTCTAA
- the deoC gene encoding deoxyribose-phosphate aldolase, whose product MNKKIANIIDHTILKATATKEDVVKLCKEAKEYGFFSVCINPANIELAKEKLKGSDVKVCTVIGFPLGANTSAVKAFETKDAIAKGADEVDMVINIGALKDKNYELVYEDIKAVVDAANKEALVKVIIETCYLTDEEKKIACELAVKAGTDYVKTSTGFGTGGSTPADIKLMRETVGENIGVKASGGVRCEDDAVKVIDAGASRIGASASVAIVTGNNASKSDY is encoded by the coding sequence ATGAACAAAAAAATAGCTAATATAATAGATCATACAATATTAAAAGCTACAGCAACTAAAGAAGATGTAGTTAAATTATGTAAAGAAGCGAAGGAATATGGATTTTTCTCAGTTTGTATAAATCCAGCAAACATAGAATTAGCAAAAGAAAAATTAAAAGGAAGCGATGTAAAAGTTTGTACAGTAATAGGTTTCCCTTTAGGAGCAAATACTTCAGCTGTTAAAGCATTTGAAACTAAAGATGCAATAGCTAAAGGTGCAGATGAAGTTGATATGGTTATAAACATAGGTGCTTTAAAAGATAAAAACTACGAATTAGTATATGAAGATATAAAAGCAGTAGTAGATGCAGCAAACAAAGAAGCTTTAGTAAAAGTTATAATAGAAACTTGTTATCTAACTGATGAAGAAAAGAAAATAGCTTGTGAACTTGCTGTTAAAGCAGGAACTGACTATGTGAAAACTTCTACAGGATTTGGAACAGGTGGCTCAACTCCGGCTGATATAAAACTTATGAGAGAAACTGTAGGAGAAAATATAGGTGTAAAGGCATCTGGTGGTGTTAGATGTGAAGATGATGCAGTTAAAGTAATAGACGCTGGAGCTAGTAGAATAGGAGCAAGTGCTTCAGTTGCTATAGTAACAGGAAATAACGCATCTAAAAGTGATTATTAA
- a CDS encoding winged helix-turn-helix transcriptional regulator produces the protein MSLNSHSKCHMSNRCLKYETCPMTLFHRLVSGKWKILILWYLSGGSLRFSEIKRKLPDVTQKMLTNQLRSLEEDGLVHREIFPIIPPKVEYSLTDMGQKMIPLLEQMYDYGIEYEKNNKKEKNGY, from the coding sequence ATGAGTTTAAATTCTCATAGTAAATGTCATATGTCAAACCGTTGTTTAAAATATGAAACATGTCCTATGACTTTATTTCACAGATTAGTTTCTGGTAAGTGGAAAATACTTATCCTTTGGTATTTAAGCGGTGGAAGTCTTAGATTCAGTGAAATAAAAAGAAAATTGCCAGATGTTACTCAAAAAATGCTAACTAACCAACTTAGAAGTTTAGAAGAAGATGGACTTGTACATAGAGAAATTTTCCCTATTATTCCACCTAAAGTTGAGTATAGTTTAACTGATATGGGTCAAAAAATGATACCTCTACTTGAACAAATGTATGATTACGGAATTGAATATGAAAAAAATAATAAAAAAGAAAAGAACGGCTATTAA
- the pduL gene encoding phosphate propanoyltransferase, translated as MKLPIALSNRHVHLSQADIETLFGAGHELTHFKPLSQPGQYACEEKVDLVGPKGTIKGVRVLGPARPNTQVEISLADGFALGIKAPIKESGDIAGTPGVKLVGPAGEVELSEGVIVASRHIHMSLEDAARFGVTDKQIVKVRTFGPRAVVFENVLVRANANFALEMHVDVEEGNAAGVRNGEEVELIAE; from the coding sequence ATGAAATTACCGATAGCATTATCTAATAGACATGTTCACTTAAGCCAAGCAGATATAGAAACATTATTTGGTGCAGGACATGAGTTAACTCATTTCAAGCCATTATCTCAACCAGGACAATATGCTTGTGAAGAAAAGGTTGATTTAGTAGGACCTAAAGGAACTATAAAAGGAGTTAGAGTTTTAGGACCAGCTAGACCTAATACACAAGTTGAAATATCTTTAGCAGATGGATTTGCTTTAGGAATAAAAGCTCCAATAAAAGAATCTGGTGATATAGCAGGAACTCCAGGTGTTAAATTAGTAGGACCAGCAGGAGAAGTAGAATTATCAGAAGGTGTTATAGTTGCTTCTAGACATATACATATGAGCTTAGAAGATGCAGCTAGATTTGGTGTAACTGATAAGCAAATAGTAAAAGTTAGAACTTTCGGACCAAGAGCAGTAGTATTTGAAAATGTATTAGTAAGAGCTAATGCTAACTTTGCATTAGAAATGCACGTAGACGTTGAAGAAGGAAACGCTGCAGGTGTTAGAAATGGTGAAGAAGTAGAATTAATAGCTGAATAA
- the aroA gene encoding 3-phosphoshikimate 1-carboxyvinyltransferase, whose protein sequence is MLRGCFELIGDKSISHRAVMFSSISKGHNKISNFLMGEDCLSTISCFRKMGVDIQIDGKNVYVKGNGLYGLKRPEDILDVGNSGTTIRLMMGILAGNKFDATLIGDDSIAKRPMKRVTDPLKLMGCNIEGNDDSNYTPIKIYGGNLNAIDYHMPVASAQVKSALILASLYANDTSFIHEKIKSRNHTEIMLKSFGADINIENLKISVKPVNELFSQDIYVPGDISSAAFIIVSTLITKDSEVIIKNVGLNETRTGIIDVVKNMNGNIEIINERLVGGELVGDLLVRYTPNLCATTIDKDIIPRLIDEIPVIAVLATQAEGTTIIKDAQELKVKESNRIKAMVDNLKILGANIEELEDGMIIKGKAKLNGGKINTFKDHRIAMAFSTLNLMSDEKIKLDNEDCINVSFPGYFDLIKSLTK, encoded by the coding sequence ATGCTTAGAGGGTGTTTCGAACTTATAGGAGATAAATCTATATCTCATAGAGCAGTGATGTTTTCTTCTATATCTAAAGGACATAACAAAATAAGCAATTTCTTAATGGGAGAAGACTGTTTAAGTACAATATCTTGCTTTAGAAAAATGGGAGTAGATATACAGATAGATGGTAAGAATGTATATGTGAAAGGGAATGGATTATATGGACTAAAGAGACCTGAAGATATATTAGATGTGGGGAACTCAGGAACTACAATAAGGCTGATGATGGGAATACTTGCAGGAAATAAATTTGATGCAACTTTAATTGGAGATGATTCGATAGCTAAAAGGCCGATGAAAAGAGTAACAGATCCATTAAAACTTATGGGATGTAATATAGAAGGAAATGATGATTCTAACTATACGCCTATAAAAATATATGGTGGAAATTTAAATGCTATAGATTATCATATGCCTGTTGCATCAGCTCAAGTAAAATCAGCTTTAATACTTGCAAGTCTTTATGCTAATGATACTAGCTTTATACATGAAAAGATAAAAAGTAGAAACCATACAGAAATAATGCTAAAGTCATTTGGAGCAGATATAAATATAGAAAATTTAAAAATAAGTGTAAAACCAGTAAATGAGTTATTTAGCCAAGATATATATGTACCTGGAGATATATCATCAGCAGCATTTATAATAGTTTCAACGTTAATAACTAAAGATTCAGAAGTTATTATAAAAAATGTGGGGTTAAATGAGACTAGAACTGGGATAATAGATGTTGTTAAAAATATGAATGGAAATATAGAAATAATAAATGAAAGGTTAGTTGGTGGAGAATTAGTAGGAGACTTATTAGTTAGATATACACCAAATTTATGTGCAACTACAATAGATAAGGATATAATTCCAAGATTGATAGATGAAATTCCAGTAATAGCTGTACTTGCTACACAAGCTGAAGGTACAACTATAATAAAAGATGCACAGGAACTGAAAGTAAAAGAAAGTAATAGAATAAAGGCTATGGTAGATAACTTAAAAATACTAGGTGCGAATATAGAAGAATTAGAAGATGGAATGATAATAAAAGGAAAAGCTAAATTAAATGGTGGAAAAATAAATACATTTAAAGATCATAGAATAGCAATGGCATTTTCTACTTTAAACTTAATGTCTGACGAAAAAATAAAATTAGATAATGAAGATTGTATAAATGTATCATTCCCAGGCTATTTTGATCTTATAAAAAGTCTAACAAAATAA
- the aroB gene encoding 3-dehydroquinate synthase, with protein sequence MEKIINEVCNIVIDNSYKNFTTLVYEFNNKNIENLSKFNINEIYDEVLIISDENVYNHQLDNFINNIKAKIVYEYIIPSGEDSKSLSVYEEIIKYCIRINLSRKSLIIALGGGVVGDLAGFVASTYMRGIDVCQVPTSLLSQVDSSVGGKTGINIGNFKNIIGAFYQPKFTYINIDALKTLSYNEFIAGMAEVIKYSIIYDYDFLDYLINNSENILNKDNKTLHYMVKKCIEIKADIVSKDEKEGNLRKILNFGHTFGHGVEKLCKISHGEAISIGMNMAFKLALEKGYINGSYYDKFINACDKFNLPLNFNISLYEKDEITEESKDKINKEILEIMKNDKKNSFGKINLILPIGFGKVKIIDDIDDGEILKIIKEVNNA encoded by the coding sequence ATGGAAAAGATAATAAATGAGGTTTGCAATATAGTAATAGATAATAGCTATAAGAACTTTACAACATTAGTTTATGAGTTTAATAATAAGAATATTGAAAACTTATCTAAATTTAATATAAATGAAATATATGATGAAGTATTAATTATAAGTGATGAGAATGTATACAATCATCAACTTGATAATTTTATAAATAATATAAAAGCAAAGATAGTATATGAATATATAATTCCATCAGGGGAAGATTCAAAATCATTATCGGTATATGAAGAGATAATTAAGTATTGTATAAGAATAAATTTATCTAGAAAATCACTAATAATAGCCTTAGGTGGTGGGGTAGTAGGAGATTTAGCTGGATTTGTAGCATCTACATATATGAGAGGCATTGATGTTTGCCAAGTACCAACAAGTCTACTATCACAAGTAGACTCATCTGTAGGGGGAAAAACAGGTATAAATATAGGAAATTTTAAAAATATAATCGGGGCTTTTTATCAACCTAAATTTACATATATAAATATAGATGCTTTAAAAACATTGTCTTATAATGAATTTATAGCTGGAATGGCAGAAGTTATAAAATATAGTATAATATACGATTATGACTTTTTAGATTACCTTATAAATAATAGCGAAAATATATTAAATAAAGATAATAAAACGCTACATTATATGGTTAAGAAATGTATAGAAATAAAAGCTGATATAGTTTCTAAAGATGAAAAAGAAGGCAATCTTAGAAAAATATTAAACTTTGGACATACATTTGGACATGGAGTTGAAAAGCTTTGTAAAATAAGTCATGGTGAAGCTATAAGTATTGGTATGAACATGGCATTTAAGTTGGCACTAGAAAAAGGATATATAAATGGAAGTTATTATGATAAGTTTATAAACGCCTGTGATAAGTTTAATTTACCTTTAAATTTTAATATATCATTATATGAAAAAGATGAAATTACTGAAGAAAGCAAAGATAAAATAAACAAAGAAATACTTGAAATAATGAAAAATGATAAAAAAAATAGCTTTGGAAAAATCAATCTAATACTACCTATAGGATTTGGAAAAGTTAAAATTATAGATGATATAGATGACGGTGAAATATTAAAAATAATAAAGGAGGTAAATAATGCTTAG